A portion of the Candidatus Brocadia sp. genome contains these proteins:
- the rpsK gene encoding 30S ribosomal protein S11 yields the protein MSSIGKKKIRRNVTRAIANIKATFNNTYVTISDINGETICWASAGTVGFKGSRKSTPFAAQKAASSAAEKAQRFGVQEIEIRVKGPGPGRESAITALQAAGLSVKAIEDVTPLPHNGCRPRKKRRV from the coding sequence ATGTCAAGTATTGGTAAGAAAAAGATAAGACGTAATGTAACACGAGCAATTGCTAATATAAAAGCGACTTTTAATAATACTTATGTCACAATTTCAGATATTAATGGCGAGACAATATGTTGGGCAAGTGCTGGTACTGTTGGATTTAAAGGGTCTCGTAAAAGCACTCCTTTTGCTGCTCAGAAGGCGGCGTCAAGTGCGGCAGAGAAAGCCCAAAGATTTGGGGTCCAGGAAATTGAAATCAGGGTGAAAGGACCTGGTCCAGGCAGAGAGTCGGCAATTACGGCACTTCAAGCAGCAGGTCTGAGTGTGAAAGCGATTGAGGATGTAACGCCGCTTCCCCACAACGGTTGTCGGCCCAGGAAAAAGCGCAGGGTATAA
- the infA gene encoding translation initiation factor IF-1 produces MAKEEPIRVEATVKEALPNAMFWVELQNGHRVLAHVSGKMRMHFIKILPGDKVTIEMSPYDLDKGRIIYRQV; encoded by the coding sequence ATGGCAAAAGAAGAGCCAATTAGGGTTGAAGCTACTGTAAAAGAAGCATTACCTAATGCGATGTTCTGGGTAGAATTGCAGAATGGACATAGGGTACTTGCACATGTTTCTGGAAAAATGCGGATGCATTTTATCAAGATATTGCCAGGTGATAAAGTGACAATAGAAATGTCACCATACGATCTCGATAAAGGCAGAATTATTTATAGACAAGTGTAA
- the rpsM gene encoding 30S ribosomal protein S13, whose protein sequence is MPRIAGNDIPADKRVVIALTYIYGIGKALSQKILKDLNIDENVRAKDLHEDQLSMLGAYIEKNFTIEGQLRRQEMQNIARMKSINCYRGIRHKVGLPVRGQRTKTNARTRKGRKKTVAGKKSVKELG, encoded by the coding sequence ATGCCAAGAATTGCTGGAAACGATATTCCTGCTGACAAAAGGGTAGTGATTGCACTTACCTACATTTATGGAATTGGGAAGGCGCTTTCGCAGAAGATATTGAAAGATTTGAATATCGACGAGAATGTACGTGCAAAGGACCTCCATGAAGATCAACTGAGTATGCTAGGTGCATATATCGAAAAGAATTTTACCATCGAAGGTCAGTTGCGCAGGCAGGAAATGCAAAATATTGCGCGGATGAAAAGTATCAACTGTTACCGTGGGATACGACACAAAGTAGGTTTACCAGTGAGGGGACAAAGAACTAAAACAAATGCACGCACGAGAAAAGGTCGTAAAAAGACAGTGGCTGGTAAGAAGAGTGTAAAAGAGCTGGGTTAG
- a CDS encoding protein phosphatase, whose product MPRNFSWVIQDEIAGMARPLSIVADLEFLKDNGIEAIVSLTELPLPKTLIEEFGFEYKHIPIVDLASPTQEQIEDFVSFVNGLIFSKKRIVVHCDAGIGRTGTMIACYLVSKGCNAKKAIAEVRKRRPGSIETMEQEDTIIKYEERLLKKRKD is encoded by the coding sequence ATGCCAAGAAACTTTAGTTGGGTTATACAAGATGAAATTGCCGGTATGGCGAGACCTCTGTCGATAGTCGCAGACCTTGAATTTCTCAAAGATAACGGGATTGAGGCAATAGTTTCTCTAACGGAATTACCACTTCCGAAAACTTTAATAGAAGAATTTGGATTTGAGTATAAACATATTCCCATTGTAGACCTTGCATCACCAACCCAAGAACAAATCGAGGACTTTGTCTCTTTTGTAAATGGCCTTATATTCTCTAAGAAAAGGATCGTTGTTCATTGTGATGCTGGAATTGGCAGAACAGGAACAATGATAGCCTGCTATCTTGTAAGCAAAGGTTGTAATGCAAAAAAGGCTATTGCAGAAGTACGCAAAAGGAGGCCTGGTTCCATTGAAACAATGGAACAGGAAGATACGATAATAAAATATGAAGAAAGACTCTTGAAAAAGCGCAAGGACTAG
- the map gene encoding type I methionyl aminopeptidase: MIVRKSPREIELMRVAGKITADALRLAKEIAKNDVTTDYINAELEKYIISQGGIPIFKGYRGFPKSICASINEEVVHGIPGNRRLKNGDILSVDVGVGYRKYVADAALTIPIGEITAEAKRIIDVCEKSLYLAISVIKSNEKLSLIARTIQDYVEKNGYSVIRNYTGHGIGRCMHEDPQVPNFVSRSLLEADEILMQGVTIAIEPMICMGHCDTEVLNNKWTVVTKDRKLSAHFEHTVVITENGADILTL, encoded by the coding sequence TTGATTGTTCGAAAATCACCCCGAGAAATTGAATTAATGAGGGTGGCTGGAAAAATTACTGCAGATGCTCTACGGCTAGCCAAGGAAATAGCAAAGAACGATGTAACGACAGACTATATAAATGCAGAGCTTGAAAAGTATATTATAAGTCAAGGGGGAATACCAATATTCAAAGGATATAGGGGGTTTCCGAAAAGTATCTGTGCCTCAATAAATGAGGAAGTGGTTCATGGAATACCAGGCAATCGAAGGCTGAAAAACGGAGATATTCTTAGCGTAGACGTTGGAGTAGGCTATCGTAAATACGTTGCTGATGCAGCGCTTACAATACCAATAGGAGAAATAACAGCAGAGGCCAAGCGAATTATTGATGTTTGTGAAAAGTCGCTTTACTTGGCAATTAGTGTCATAAAGTCAAATGAAAAGCTTTCCTTAATTGCACGGACAATACAAGACTATGTAGAGAAAAATGGTTACTCCGTTATACGAAATTATACTGGTCATGGAATTGGAAGATGTATGCATGAAGACCCTCAAGTACCTAATTTTGTGAGTAGATCGTTACTGGAAGCAGATGAAATTTTGATGCAGGGAGTAACGATTGCTATAGAACCGATGATATGTATGGGTCATTGTGATACTGAGGTGTTAAATAACAAATGGACGGTTGTAACAAAAGATAGAAAATTATCTGCGCATTTTGAACATACAGTAGTAATTACAGAAAATGGGGCAGATATTTTGACATTATAA
- the rpsD gene encoding 30S ribosomal protein S4: protein MARYVGPQCRLCRREGEKLFLKGMRCDTVKCAITKRKYPPGQFTWGRGKLSKYGIQFREKQKVKRFYGILERQFRNYFRKAERQKGNTGENLLNMLERRLDNVVYLLSFAASRKSARQLVLHGHVMVNSKKVDIASYLVKIGDIIKPGNSEVSQNIVKANIELVKGRHLPAWVQFKADTLEGVVIQLPTREDTSVPVQEQLIVELCSK, encoded by the coding sequence ATGGCAAGATATGTAGGTCCGCAGTGCAGATTGTGTAGGCGGGAGGGTGAAAAACTATTTCTTAAAGGAATGAGGTGTGACACCGTAAAGTGTGCAATTACAAAGCGTAAATATCCTCCAGGCCAATTTACGTGGGGCAGAGGTAAATTGTCGAAGTATGGCATACAATTTAGAGAAAAACAGAAAGTAAAGCGATTTTACGGGATTTTGGAAAGACAATTTCGGAATTATTTTAGAAAAGCAGAAAGACAAAAGGGAAATACGGGAGAAAATCTTTTGAACATGCTGGAGAGAAGGCTTGATAATGTTGTTTATTTGCTTTCTTTTGCAGCGTCTAGAAAAAGTGCAAGGCAGCTTGTTTTGCATGGCCACGTAATGGTTAATAGTAAAAAAGTAGATATTGCATCTTACCTTGTAAAGATTGGTGATATCATAAAACCAGGAAATAGCGAGGTGAGCCAAAACATTGTGAAAGCAAATATCGAATTGGTAAAAGGTCGGCATCTTCCCGCTTGGGTTCAATTTAAAGCTGATACGCTGGAAGGGGTGGTAATACAACTCCCTACAAGGGAAGATACTTCAGTTCCTGTTCAAGAACAGTTAATAGTTGAACTGTGTTCTAAATAA
- the mazG gene encoding nucleoside triphosphate pyrophosphohydrolase has product MNTDEDKSILLFHDLIELMRKLRSKNGCPWDKEQSHASLKPHLVEETYEVIDAIDSGDPDKLKEELADLFFHIIFHCQIAKEKGEFDIGGVMALCLDKMTRRHPHVFGDASAATPEEVIRQWEEIKKKEKGGEERKFIVDGLPKHLPALQKAQKLQKKVAKVGFDWTNMQDVIAKVDEELGEVKEAIQENKPENIEEEVGDLLFSIVNLARFLKLDTENVLHKTIHKFVDRFKKVETELASMGKDIEKCPLEEMDAIWNKVKGNISE; this is encoded by the coding sequence ATGAATACAGATGAAGATAAATCTATTTTATTATTTCATGATTTGATTGAACTTATGCGGAAGTTACGCAGTAAAAACGGGTGCCCGTGGGATAAGGAACAGAGCCATGCGTCTTTAAAACCACATCTGGTAGAGGAAACTTACGAGGTAATAGATGCGATAGATTCCGGAGATCCCGATAAACTGAAGGAAGAACTGGCAGATCTTTTTTTCCATATAATTTTTCACTGCCAGATTGCAAAGGAAAAGGGGGAATTTGATATTGGTGGTGTAATGGCATTGTGCCTTGATAAGATGACACGTCGCCATCCACATGTTTTTGGAGATGCCTCTGCCGCTACCCCTGAAGAGGTCATTCGTCAGTGGGAGGAGATCAAGAAGAAGGAAAAAGGCGGTGAAGAAAGGAAATTTATTGTGGATGGGCTGCCCAAACATCTCCCCGCCCTGCAAAAGGCCCAGAAATTACAAAAGAAGGTAGCTAAGGTGGGTTTTGACTGGACAAACATGCAGGACGTGATAGCCAAGGTTGACGAAGAACTGGGAGAGGTCAAGGAGGCGATACAGGAAAATAAACCGGAAAATATCGAAGAGGAGGTTGGAGACCTCTTGTTTTCTATCGTTAATCTCGCCAGATTCCTGAAACTCGACACGGAGAATGTGCTCCACAAGACCATCCATAAATTTGTCGATCGTTTTAAAAAGGTTGAGACGGAACTTGCATCCATGGGAAAGGATATTGAAAAATGCCCCCTTGAAGAGATGGATGCTATTTGGAATAAAGTGAAGGGTAATATTTCAGAGTAA
- a CDS encoding adenylate kinase, with the protein MRIVFLGPPGAGKGTQAETVSKVKKLPHISSGNLLREAVETGTETGIKASDYIEKGLLVPDQIVVDIIKDRILRDDCKGGFILDGFPRTLSQAKVLDEMLEKLGNKLDLVFYFSVSEENVVLRLSGRRICSDCGANYHLKFVPSAKEGICDKCGGKLYQRADDKSETVSERIRVYHDQTEDLIEYYKKNGILKEIISDANIEIITKNILDTIECTLMNRPLIGYGVV; encoded by the coding sequence ATGAGAATTGTGTTTCTAGGGCCTCCTGGCGCAGGTAAAGGTACACAGGCTGAAACCGTTAGTAAGGTAAAAAAGTTGCCGCATATATCTTCTGGTAATTTATTGAGGGAGGCAGTTGAGACAGGTACTGAAACGGGCATAAAGGCGAGCGATTATATAGAGAAAGGATTATTAGTACCGGATCAGATAGTTGTCGATATCATCAAAGATCGTATCTTACGGGACGATTGTAAAGGTGGATTTATATTAGACGGATTTCCGAGGACGCTTTCTCAGGCGAAAGTATTGGATGAGATGTTAGAAAAGCTCGGGAATAAGTTGGACTTGGTATTTTATTTTTCGGTATCAGAAGAAAATGTGGTTCTCCGATTATCAGGTAGGAGAATTTGTAGCGATTGTGGGGCTAATTATCATCTAAAATTTGTTCCATCTGCGAAAGAAGGAATTTGCGACAAATGTGGGGGAAAGTTGTACCAACGTGCAGATGATAAATCAGAAACCGTATCGGAAAGGATAAGAGTTTATCACGACCAAACTGAAGACCTCATTGAGTATTATAAAAAGAATGGTATCTTAAAAGAAATTATATCTGATGCAAATATAGAGATAATTACTAAAAACATATTAGATACCATTGAGTGTACCCTGATGAACAGACCCTTGATTGGCTATGGAGTAGTTTGA
- the rplQ gene encoding 50S ribosomal protein L17, protein MRHRMRGRHLSRTAAHRKALRQNIVNSLFTYGRIITTLEKAKETKSFAEKVITTAKKGLLKKNTDKPGYVHCYRQVLAKLRNVDVVRKLFGEGQWRETGGLAQRYMNRNGGYTRILKLSGTRLGVLSGGSIGKIPELEYTMEGRDRKLRLLGRRLNDNASRVIFELVEGAVEAKSAEEIKPEVTTA, encoded by the coding sequence ATGAGACACAGAATGAGAGGAAGACATTTATCAAGGACCGCCGCTCACAGAAAGGCATTAAGACAGAATATTGTAAACAGCCTTTTTACCTATGGGAGAATTATTACAACACTTGAAAAGGCAAAAGAGACGAAATCGTTTGCTGAAAAGGTAATCACGACTGCTAAGAAAGGGTTATTAAAAAAGAATACTGATAAGCCGGGTTATGTCCATTGTTATCGTCAGGTCCTTGCAAAATTGAGAAATGTTGATGTCGTAAGGAAACTATTTGGAGAAGGGCAATGGCGGGAAACGGGAGGTCTTGCCCAAAGATATATGAATAGGAATGGTGGGTATACAAGAATATTAAAGCTATCAGGGACCCGGTTAGGAGTTCTATCGGGTGGAAGTATTGGGAAAATACCTGAACTTGAATATACTATGGAAGGCAGAGACCGAAAATTGCGCTTACTGGGCAGACGTCTCAATGATAATGCATCTCGCGTAATCTTTGAGTTAGTCGAAGGTGCAGTTGAAGCGAAATCCGCTGAGGAAATTAAACCAGAGGTTACCACTGCTTAA
- the rpmJ gene encoding 50S ribosomal protein L36, with translation MKVRASVKRICENCKIVRRRNVVRVICSNPRHKQRQG, from the coding sequence ATGAAAGTTCGGGCTTCTGTAAAGCGAATTTGTGAAAACTGTAAGATAGTAAGAAGAAGAAATGTGGTACGTGTTATTTGCTCAAATCCTCGCCATAAACAAAGGCAGGGATGA
- a CDS encoding NCS2 family permease has product MARLLQKIFKLKENHTNVRTEALAGTTTFLTMSYIIFVQPAVLSTCGMDFGSVMVATCIASATACIFMAFLANYPIALAPAMGHNFYFAFTVCGPIVTGGMGYPWQVALGANLIAGMLFILLSFFGLRELLISIIPDSLKNAIAVGIGLLIALVGFEYGGVIVDTPGALVGLGNPKYPEVWVSLFGMMAIGVMIALKIKGAILYGIIATALAGIPLGMVQYQGVISMPPSIDPTLLKCDPVKIFAEPGFISVIFVLLFLDVFDTIGTVVGISEQGGFYKNGKIPRVKQILLSDALSDWVK; this is encoded by the coding sequence GTGGCTCGTCTTCTTCAAAAAATCTTTAAACTAAAAGAAAACCATACCAACGTCCGAACGGAAGCCTTAGCGGGTACTACAACCTTCCTGACGATGTCATATATCATCTTTGTACAGCCTGCCGTACTTTCCACCTGCGGAATGGATTTTGGTTCAGTGATGGTAGCCACATGCATTGCCAGCGCCACAGCCTGCATCTTCATGGCCTTTCTAGCTAACTATCCTATCGCTTTAGCGCCTGCTATGGGGCATAATTTTTACTTTGCCTTTACCGTGTGTGGTCCTATCGTGACTGGCGGCATGGGTTATCCATGGCAGGTTGCCCTGGGCGCAAATTTAATAGCGGGTATGTTGTTTATTCTCTTATCATTCTTTGGATTGCGGGAATTATTAATATCTATTATACCCGATTCATTGAAGAATGCAATTGCGGTGGGGATTGGGCTTTTAATTGCACTCGTGGGGTTTGAATACGGCGGGGTAATTGTGGATACACCCGGCGCTTTAGTTGGCTTAGGCAATCCTAAGTATCCTGAGGTATGGGTGTCTCTTTTTGGTATGATGGCTATCGGAGTGATGATCGCTCTGAAGATAAAAGGAGCCATTCTTTACGGGATTATTGCAACAGCACTTGCGGGGATTCCGCTGGGGATGGTTCAATATCAGGGTGTTATCAGCATGCCTCCCTCGATTGACCCAACGTTGCTGAAATGCGACCCTGTAAAGATATTTGCCGAACCAGGGTTTATCTCAGTTATATTTGTTTTATTATTCCTGGACGTCTTTGATACCATAGGTACCGTAGTGGGAATCAGTGAACAAGGAGGATTTTATAAGAACGGCAAAATCCCCCGGGTAAAACAAATCCTGCTATCGGATGCGCTTTCAGACTGGGTCAAATGA
- a CDS encoding DNA-directed RNA polymerase subunit alpha, which yields MRIRWRGLELPVRVDVEKETLTDKYGKFIAAPFERGFGHSIGNSLRRILLSSLEGSAVVSVKINGVSHEFTTIPGVVEDVADIILNIKNLVVKLHTDQPKIIKIDANKKGEIKAKDIITDASVEIVNGDLHIATLSEDINFIVEMEVRKGRGYVTAEENESDEQEVGLIPVDSLFSPVRNVRYTIEETRVGRRTNYDKIVMEIFTNSVVSPEMALVEAAKIMRKHLNPFVQYFEIGRELQQVEKRMGIETVLEISEEELNKKLSMPITELDLSVRASNCLETSGIATVGDLVAKTEEQLLRIKNFGKTTLKEVKTKLSQLSLSIGMHVAIKQTEEGKG from the coding sequence ATGCGAATAAGGTGGAGAGGTCTCGAACTTCCTGTCCGTGTGGATGTGGAAAAAGAGACTTTGACCGATAAATATGGCAAGTTTATAGCTGCTCCGTTTGAGCGTGGTTTTGGGCATTCCATTGGCAATAGTTTACGTAGAATTTTACTTTCTTCGTTGGAGGGAAGTGCGGTTGTATCCGTTAAAATAAATGGTGTGAGCCATGAATTTACTACTATTCCTGGTGTTGTGGAAGATGTGGCAGATATAATATTGAACATTAAAAATCTGGTTGTGAAACTACACACTGACCAACCGAAGATAATAAAAATTGATGCGAACAAAAAAGGGGAAATAAAAGCAAAAGATATTATTACGGATGCCAGCGTGGAGATCGTAAATGGAGATTTGCACATTGCTACGCTCTCCGAGGATATAAATTTTATTGTAGAAATGGAAGTGCGAAAAGGCCGAGGATATGTGACGGCTGAGGAAAACGAATCTGATGAGCAGGAAGTTGGTTTAATTCCCGTCGATTCATTATTTTCTCCCGTAAGAAACGTTCGTTATACTATCGAAGAAACACGCGTTGGGAGACGTACAAATTATGATAAGATTGTTATGGAAATATTTACAAACAGTGTGGTTTCCCCTGAGATGGCCTTAGTTGAAGCAGCAAAAATTATGAGGAAACATTTAAATCCGTTTGTACAATATTTTGAGATAGGCCGCGAATTACAGCAAGTAGAAAAGAGAATGGGAATAGAAACAGTCCTGGAGATATCTGAGGAAGAGCTTAATAAAAAGCTAAGTATGCCAATAACAGAGCTGGATTTATCAGTAAGGGCTTCCAATTGTCTTGAGACCTCGGGCATTGCGACGGTAGGAGATCTTGTTGCGAAGACGGAAGAACAACTCCTAAGGATAAAAAATTTTGGTAAAACTACTTTAAAAGAAGTAAAGACAAAATTGTCACAGCTAAGCTTGTCGATCGGAATGCATGTGGCAATTAAACAAACGGAAGAAGGGAAAGGATAG
- a CDS encoding SAM-dependent methyltransferase — MKTKEAIEEILKSGGELLKVLDLNLDHSGEDREIKKFNEVVGFCEQVLRIIETYKTDKEIVFLDCSCGKSYLSFALNYIFSKRLAIKTFFYGVDTNRVLIEKCERIRDILGFRNMYFINGRIIEVQPEKPVDLVIALHACDIATDETIAKGIKLEAKYIIVVPCCENQIRGRLKSGHPLVDLTDFGLLRYRFADILTEALRSQFLTGAGYHVKLTEIVSPKFTPKNLMIIARRKKEYGNCNMDKYKKLDEMFNTDFVLKNYFDERELKRSDCLSSVNS, encoded by the coding sequence ATGAAAACTAAAGAAGCAATAGAGGAGATATTAAAATCTGGCGGAGAATTATTAAAGGTTCTTGATCTAAATCTTGATCATTCTGGTGAAGATAGGGAAATAAAGAAATTCAATGAGGTGGTAGGGTTTTGCGAACAAGTTCTGCGGATTATAGAAACGTATAAGACAGATAAAGAGATTGTGTTTCTTGATTGTTCGTGCGGTAAATCATATTTGTCATTCGCCTTAAATTATATTTTTTCGAAACGGTTAGCTATAAAAACTTTTTTTTATGGTGTAGATACCAACCGAGTATTGATAGAGAAGTGTGAGCGAATTAGAGATATCCTAGGTTTTAGAAATATGTATTTCATCAACGGCAGGATTATTGAAGTTCAGCCCGAAAAGCCCGTTGATTTAGTGATTGCATTACATGCATGTGATATTGCCACTGATGAGACAATTGCCAAAGGTATTAAACTTGAGGCAAAATATATAATTGTGGTTCCGTGTTGTGAGAATCAAATACGGGGTCGGTTGAAGTCTGGGCATCCGCTAGTCGATTTAACCGATTTTGGACTTTTAAGATATCGTTTTGCAGACATTTTAACAGAGGCCTTGAGGTCGCAATTCCTTACGGGCGCTGGCTATCATGTGAAACTTACTGAGATCGTATCTCCCAAATTTACTCCAAAAAATCTAATGATTATAGCGCGAAGAAAAAAAGAATATGGAAATTGCAACATGGACAAATATAAAAAACTGGACGAAATGTTTAATACAGATTTTGTTTTAAAAAATTATTTTGATGAACGTGAATTAAAACGGAGTGATTGCCTTAGTTCTGTTAATAGTTAA
- the maf gene encoding septum formation protein Maf, protein MKIILKKRLVLASNSPRRIALLKMLGYHFDVIPHNIEECFLDNVLPAELVQNLAFLKASDVARRVDNAIIISADTIVVQEKKILGKPRDTQDARRILSLLSASEHDILSGVCIIDMPSKKKLLRIDRTHIKIKYISENEIEMYVKSGEPMDKAGAYAVQGEGKKFIEKMEGSYSNAIGLPLEIVQEMLNNFIGTNNPNAKKL, encoded by the coding sequence ATGAAAATTATTCTTAAGAAGCGTTTAGTACTAGCTTCAAATTCACCGAGACGGATTGCTTTGCTAAAAATGTTAGGATATCATTTTGATGTTATACCACATAATATAGAAGAATGCTTCCTCGACAATGTTTTGCCGGCAGAGTTAGTTCAGAATCTAGCTTTTTTAAAGGCAAGTGATGTTGCCAGAAGAGTGGATAATGCCATAATTATTAGTGCAGATACAATTGTGGTACAGGAGAAAAAAATATTGGGTAAACCAAGGGATACACAAGATGCCAGGAGAATCCTTTCCTTACTGAGTGCTTCTGAACACGATATTCTTTCAGGTGTATGTATTATCGATATGCCTTCAAAAAAGAAATTATTGCGAATCGATCGGACTCATATTAAAATAAAGTATATTAGTGAAAACGAAATTGAGATGTATGTTAAATCAGGTGAACCTATGGATAAGGCAGGCGCATACGCTGTGCAAGGGGAAGGGAAAAAATTTATTGAAAAAATGGAAGGTAGCTATTCAAACGCAATTGGTTTGCCTTTGGAAATAGTTCAAGAAATGCTAAACAATTTTATAGGTACAAATAATCCTAATGCCAAGAAACTTTAG
- a CDS encoding CoA activase, translated as MKTVAGIDIGSTTTKAVIMRGHTIIGSKTSSTGTNCKKTVKLLLSEILEDCNLRDNELQYTVATGYGRRIVPADEIVTEITANAKAAKWLMCDKVNVRTLINIGGQDCKVISLDDTGIMTDFAMNDKCAAGTGRFLEVMSRILEVELDELGILSEKAEDIPHINSLCTVFGESEVISLLSHGRRVEDIIAGIHKSIAKRVGSMVKKIGIKEAVFFDGGPAFNKGLKSALEQELNVDLHVPSDPQITTALGAAIIASEHFTKKYNAAF; from the coding sequence ATGAAAACGGTTGCTGGAATTGACATCGGTTCAACGACTACAAAAGCCGTAATAATGCGCGGACATACAATCATCGGCTCAAAAACTTCCTCTACAGGAACCAACTGCAAGAAAACCGTAAAACTATTGCTCAGTGAAATACTGGAAGATTGTAACCTCAGAGACAATGAACTTCAATACACCGTAGCTACCGGTTATGGTCGCAGAATAGTACCCGCAGATGAGATTGTCACAGAAATAACAGCTAATGCTAAGGCTGCCAAATGGCTTATGTGTGATAAAGTAAACGTAAGAACCCTTATCAACATCGGTGGACAGGACTGCAAAGTAATCTCCCTGGATGATACTGGTATAATGACAGACTTTGCAATGAACGACAAATGCGCAGCCGGAACGGGACGTTTCTTAGAGGTTATGAGCCGTATCCTTGAAGTGGAATTAGACGAGTTGGGCATACTGTCCGAAAAGGCAGAAGATATACCCCATATAAATAGTTTGTGCACGGTCTTTGGTGAGTCTGAAGTCATTTCACTATTATCCCATGGGAGAAGGGTGGAAGACATCATTGCCGGCATCCACAAGTCTATTGCCAAGCGGGTAGGTTCCATGGTCAAAAAAATTGGCATTAAAGAAGCGGTCTTCTTTGATGGGGGTCCTGCATTTAATAAGGGACTCAAGAGTGCGCTGGAACAAGAATTGAATGTAGATTTACACGTCCCGTCAGACCCGCAAATCACTACAGCCCTGGGAGCGGCCATCATTGCCAGTGAACATTTCACCAAGAAATATAACGCAGCATTTTAG